A genomic stretch from Gorilla gorilla gorilla isolate KB3781 chromosome 20, NHGRI_mGorGor1-v2.1_pri, whole genome shotgun sequence includes:
- the GMFG gene encoding glia maturation factor gamma, with product MSDSLVVCEVDPELTEKLRKFRFRKETDNAAIIMKVDKDRQMVVLEEEFQNISPEELKMELPERQPRFVVYSYKYVHDDGRVSYPLCFIFSSPVGCKPEQQMMYAGSKNRLVQTAELTKVFEIRTTDDLTEAWLQEKLSFFR from the exons ATG TCTGACTCCCTGGTGGTGTGCGAGGTAGACCCAGAGCTAACAGAAAAGCTGAGGAAATTCCGCTTCCGAAAAGAGACAGACAATGCAGCCATCATAA TGAAGGTGGACAAAGACCGGCAGATGGTGGTGCTGGAGGAAGAATTTCAG AACATTTCCCCAGAGGAGCTCAAAATGGAGTTGCCGGAGAGACAGCCCAG GTTCGTGGTTTACAGCTACAAGTACGTGCATGACGATGGCCGAGTGTCCTACCCTTTGTGTTTCATCTTCTCCAGCCCTGTGG GCTGCAAGCCGGAACAACAGATGATGTATGCAGGGAGTAAAAACAGGCTGGTGCAGACAGCAGAGCTCACAAAG GTGTTCGAAATCCGCACCACTGATGACCTCACCGAGGCCTGGCTCCAAGAAAAGTTGTCTTTCTTTCGTTGA